Below is a genomic region from Miscanthus floridulus cultivar M001 chromosome 1, ASM1932011v1, whole genome shotgun sequence.
acgggcaccatgcggcgcctcggacgctcgtagggaacgctttttgccaagggttctactggccgacggcggtcgccgacgctaccgagctagtacgctcctacgaaggatgccagtactacgctcggtagacacatctcccggccctggccttgcaaaccatccccatcacatggtcgttcgccgtgtgggggctcgacatggtcgggcctctacaaaaggcccccgggggctacacccatctactggtatcaatcgacaagttctccaaatggatcgaagcccgtccgatcaatcgaatcaaatccgagcaggcagtgctgttcttcactgacattatccaccggtttggggtccccaacaccatcattaccgacaatgggacgcagttcaccggcaaaaagttcctgacgttttgcgacgaccaccacatccgtgtggcctggtcggccgtaggacacccaaggaccaacggccaagtagagcgtgccaacggcatgatcctgcagggcctcaagccaagaattcacagccggttgaaaaagtttggcaagaaatggctcgccgaactccctgtcggtcatctagagcctgaggaacactccaagccgagccacggggttcacgcctttcttcctagtctatggggccgaggccatcctccccaccgacctggaatatggttccccgaggctgcaagcctataacgaacaaagcaaccgcaccacccgagaggacgccctcgatcagctggaggaagcccgagacgtcgcgctactacactcggccaagtaccagcagagcctgcggcgctacTAGGCCCGACAGCGTCCGAGgcagagacttgaaggtaggcgacctggtgttgaggctagcacagagcaacaagggtcgccacaagctgaccccaccatgggaaggaccgtacatcatcgcccaagtactaaagtccaggacctacaagctggccaacgagaagggcaaaatcttcaccaacgcttggaatatagaacagctacgtcgcttttatccctaaatttccaagcattgtatatgtcgtttctcgaaatacaattactaagcgttctttaattggtcttatttttcgagaaaccccccgggcccatcgtaggtctcggcagcaCAATAAAGGTGACAAGGGAGACTCGGTtatgcctcggcagaaccaagcctccctcgggggctaaatgggggactccccctaggtcccacgcaccactcCTTAGTGTTTTTTTGCAAAAATTCCTTcgccaagactctagcaagcTCTGACGAATCACTTGTAGAGACTCCTcgaaccaaggtctgtttcctaagcaagaggccggtagagtcgcgaagACTGGCCTACGCcctcgggctacggcactccctcaccacctctcgctcaagggacggcttaggctccaaaggggtgttttgcaaacgaaatctgatcaggagcaacagagggcaaaggctcggaaacatgagaaaaacgaCTAAGAAGCACAAATAcgtcagaaataaaggcctcgacggccacaaacattatgatacaaaaataacccctattctatctttacatagcccccagggcccagattaaggctcagggcctccagcaccggcagatggtaggggaggaaccacctcatcttcaaagagcgtcgccagcgccgtgctagggccttccgccgcctccagcagcttcgcgaccgcctgcgtgggcctcctcatcatcatcaggcagaacgtagccatcactgatggccgggaggtcgacaccaaggtagtgagaggagatgacggccatcgcccgcttaacacccgtgtgcagcgcccctcggagccgctcgcgcatctggctgctcagcgcaatcaagcggctcccaagggagctgcccgactgaaccccctcgacttccagggcctcgtaggcggaaagggcagcacgctttagcgcctcatgctccccgatctcggtctcgagcaccgtctgcaccgcgctggaagcctcggcggcccaaacgatctccgcctctgactctgcaccacggaaaatggaataaggtcgagccagagaaaaaacaacctaagttagggacggaagcccacggagctcacccttggcctttagctcccagcgtcgggtcttggCCTAACAGGCCTCGACTTGCTCCTTCAATCGCTGGGCCTtgactcgagaggcctcggccgccctggaggcctcactccccagctctgtgtcatacaaggaagttaggaaGCGAACATAAGAGGAAGAAAgcaaaacaaggggactcaaactcaccctcgaccgtccccctcaaaaccacagcctcgatctgCGAGGCCTCAACCGAAGCAAGGGCCTCATTCAAAGcacctttggtcagccggtgcgcactctcctctgcccccagctgcctggcgagggccttgcccgaggccgtcgcttctttagcccgggacctgaaggcatcccgatcgctgacggcgtgggtaagctcctcctccagctccttgatctgcGCCGCCAAGGGGGTGAGCTGCGtctgggctgtggccgcctcgaccttcgcatcggcacagcgaaggtggaggtcctccacctccacgcttcgtgccgacagaagcttgttagcatcggcaagaaggcccctctacttctgaagctggtcctagattcccctctcccgccggaggaagaCTGACTTCtagagggaccgggtctcgagctcctgaggcagagcagaggtcgtcgattgcgacaaaaccaaggaaagaacaacgtcgcgcgagaaaggaaaacacgaacctgagcGACTCCGggtagttcgtcggccaccacggacagcgccgtccatagcgaccgctccgccagctcacGGTACTGCTCAAAGGTACTCTAGCGCtcgccctcggccgtgtcctcgagggcaaacaaaggctccccctcagggtcgtcccggctccaccacagtacTCGCGGGTGATCctacccgcggggctcgggtcgcacccgcacgagggccgagctttcCTCGTCTAAGAGCGGTGCCGGCTactccacggcatcggtctcctcggcgccgaccacctcccgcgcctgggaagtatcgtcggaggagatcggatagacctccgtctctcgggcactctcccgcaacaacTGCAGGCCCTAAGCtaagggcacggccgaggcctccgctgcctgcat
It encodes:
- the LOC136453780 gene encoding coiled-coil domain-containing protein SCD2-like, yielding MAPFGAEADMPEARSLGKRAVSPVSSVVTAELVAAEATPPAPQRTEGASGSAEDRLTPMDVDVAPLPPPLPSRMSVEVEDLHLRCADAKVEAATAQTQLTPLAAQIKELEEELTHAVSDRDAFRSRAKEATASGKALARQLGAEESAHRLTKGALNEALASVEASQIEAVVLRGTVEELGSEASRAAEASRVKAQRLKEQVEAC